CAGCGGTGGCGGCCGGCCGTGGCGGCTGCGGTTCGCCGGCCGGGGCCGACAGCGGGGCGTCGGCCGGAGCCGAGGCGTCCGCGACCGGCGGTACCGGCCTGGCCTGGAACCGGTCCGGGTCGTAGCGCAGCGCGGCGAAGGCCAGCAGCGCGATCAGCAGCAGCGGGAACAGGTGGTCGCTGTCGCCCATGTAGGAGAAGAAGATCCCGGTGCCCAGCACCGTGACCAGCACCGCCCCCAGCGACTGGCCGTCCACCCGCCCGGACATCAGCCGCTTCAGCTCGCTCGGGCCGTCCTGCTCGACCGGGATGATCAACCAGGCCAGCCCGTAGATGAACAGGCCCACCCCGCCGGACAGGCAGAGCACGGCGACGACCACCCGGAACACCACCGGGTCGATGTTCAGATGGCGGCCGAGTCCGCCGCACACCCCGGCCACCACCCGGTGGCTGGTGCTGCGTTCCAGCGGCGGCCGGGTCGGCGCGCGCGGTCCCTCCGGTGGCTCTGCCGTTCCCGACTCCGGTGCGGGCGGTGTCTCCTCTGTCATACCGCCATCCTCCGGCCCGCCCGCCGCTGCGCCCATCCGTCATCTCCCTGGTCCGACCCTGAGGCCAACCCTGACACAGCTCGGGGCAACGACAGGGAAGGTTCCTGCGCAACCCTGATGCCCGGCACACCCCGACCGTGTGACGATCAGGGGGTGGCAGCAGCAGACCTCACCCCCGAGAGCACCGAAGCCGAGCCCGTGCGCATCCGGAAGCTCTACCGGATCCCCGAGGGACGGATGATCAGCGGGGTGGCCAACGGGCTCGCCGCCCACCTCGGCGTCCCGGTCTTCTGGGTGCGCGCGGCCTTCGTGGTGCTGCTGCTCGGCAACGGCCTGGGTGCGCTGCTCTACGCGGCCTTCTGGTTCGCGGTGCCGCTGGGCATCCGCAGCGTGCCCAGCTACTGGCAGCAGGGCAGTGTCGGGCCCTACTCGCTGGTCAAGGAGGAGCGCGGCTGGCGGCGGGTGCGCCGGGCGCTCCAGCAGACCCTCCAGGGCGAGCCGCTCGGCGGTCCCGGGCCGCGCCCGCGCGCCGGTGAGGCCGAGGCGCACCGGGGGCCGCTGCTGGCCCTGATAGCACTGGTCGCCGGCGTCCTGGTGCTCTTCAACACCCTGACCAAGCAGTCGAGTTCGCCCTACATCTGGCCGTTCCTGGTGGCCGGGCTCGGGGTGGCCGTGGTCTGGCGGCAGGCCGACGACGCCCGCTGGGCGCGCTGGTTCTCGCTCGGCGACGGCAAGCGGAACTCGGCGCTGCTCCGGCTCTGCGCCGGGGTGGTGCTGGTCGCCGCCGGGGTGGTCGGCTTCCTGGTGGAGTCCGGCTCCATCGGCGACTTCGCCAAGGTCTTCCAGGCCGTGCTCGCGGTCCTGGCCGGGGTGCTGCTGCTCGGCGGGCCCTACATGCTGCGGATGTGGCAGGACCTCAGCGCCGAGCGGCGCGAGCGGATCCGGGCCCAGGAGCGGGCCGAGGTCGCCGCGCACATCCACGACTCGGTGCTGCACACGCTGACCCTGATCCTCCGCAACGCCGACGACTCCAAGGAGGTCTCCCGGCTGGCCCGTGCCCAGGAGCGGGACCTGCGGCAGTGGCTCTACCGTCCGTCCGGTCCCGGCGAGTCCGCCGGCGCGCCGGCCACCCTGGCCGAGTCGATCCGCGCGGTCGCCGCCGAGGTGGAGGACCTGCACGGGATCCCGGTCGAGTTCATCCACGTCGGCGACTGCCCGATGGACGAGGGGCTCGCCGCCCAGGTCCAGGCGACCAGGGAGGCGGTGGTGAACGCCGCCAAGTACGGCGGCGGCGAGCCGGTCTCGGTGTATGCCGAGGTCGAAGGGAATACGGTGTGGGTGTTCGTCCGTGATCGCGGGCCCGGTTTCGACCTGGCCTCGGTGCCGGAGGACCGGATGGGCGTGCGCGGGTCGATCATCGGCCGGATGCAGCGGCACGGCGGGCACGCCCGGGTACGACCGGCACCGGCCGGCGGTACCGAGGTCGAACTTGAGATGGAGAGGGCCGAGGGATGACGGGCGGGGAAGAGAGCACCGAGGGAACCGCGGCCGTCGGCCGCCGGGCGCGGGTCGTCCTGGTCGACGACCACCGGATGTTCCGTACCGGCGTGCGCGCCGAGATCGGGCAGACCGAGGCCACCGGCGTGGACGTGGTCGGCGAGGCGGACGATGTCGAGCAGGCCGTCGCGGTGGTCACCGCGACCAGGCCGGACGTGGTCCTGCTGGACGTGCACCTGCCCGGCGGCGGCGGGGTCGAGGTGCTGCGGCGCTGCGCCTCGCTGATGCCCGGCGGCACCGCGCCGGCGGACTCGCCCGAGGGCGCGGGGGCGGTGCGCTTCCTGGCGCTGTCGGTCTCCGACGCGGCCGACGACGTCATCGGCGTGATCCGCGGCGGCGCGCGCGGCTATGTCACCAAGACCATCACCGGCACCGACCTGGTGGACGCGATCTTCCGGGTCGCCGACGGCGACGCGGTCTTCTCACCCCGACTGGCCGGCTTCGTACTGGATGCCTTCGCCGCGACCGACACCCCTCCGGTCGACGAGGACCTGGACCGGCTCACCACCAGGGAGCGCGAGGTGCTGCGGCTGATCGCGCGCGGCTACGCGTACAAGGAGATCGCCAAGCAGCTGTTCATCTCGGTGAAGACGGTCGAGAGCCATGTCTCGGCGGTGCTGCGCAAGCTCCAGTTGAGCAACCGTCACGAACTGACCCGCTGGGCGACCGCCCGCCGACTGGTCTGACCGACCTGGATCCGCCGGCTCCGGGTTCAGCTCCGGGTTCAGCTCCGGTCGCCGGTCCGGGCACCGTGCCCGCCGAGGTACTCCGACGGGACCGCGTCGGTCAGCCAGACGCCGTTGGCACTGACCCGGAACCGGTGGCCCGCGGCGGCCATCCGGGCCGCGTCCACCACCAGCACCACCGGGCGACCCCGGCGGGCGCCGACCCGGCCGGCCGTCTCCCGGTCGGGGGAGAGGTGCACGGCGTGCCGCTGCATCGGGCGCAGCCCCTCGCGGCGGATGGCGGCCAGCGCGCCGGGGTGGGTGCCGTGGAACAGCACGGCGGGCGGTTCGGCCTCGGCGTAGCCCAGCTCCACCTGGACGCTGTGGCCCTGGCTGGCCCGGATCCGGGTGCCGGTGGCGTCGAAGGCGAAGCGCTGCTTGTCGTTGTCGGCCACCACGCGGTCCAGCCGGTCCCGGGTCATCGGCCGCCGGTGCGCGGCCAGCGCCGCCAGCAGTTCGTCGACGGCGACCCAGCCGCCCGGGTCGAGGGTGAGGCCGATCCGGTCGGGTTCGTGCCGGAGCACCAGGGAGAGGAAACGCGACTGCTTCACCGTCTGTGCGGTGTCAGGGTCGTTCGAATGTGACATGTCCGATGACGGTACGGAGTCGCCGCAGGCGCTGTCTCCCGGTTTTTGCGGCGGCTGCCGGCTTTTGGAGAGGGCTGTCGGCGGGGCGGCCTAGACTCGGAGACGATGAGCAGCCTCTTTGACGACATCCCCCTGCCCGGCCTGGACGCCCCGGGTGACGCGCCGTACGACGACGCCCCCTTCGACGGCGCGCCCTTCGACGACGCCCCCTACGAGGAGGAGCTGCCCGCCGACCTGTTCGCGGGCCGTTTCGACGCGCCGCCGCCCGGCCGGGACGCGTTCCACCGCGACGGCGCCCCGCGCACCGTCGTGGATCCGGTGCAGCTGCTGGACGGGATGAACCCGCAGCAGCGCGAGGCCGTGGTGCACGCCGGGTCGCCGCTGCTGATCGTGGCCGGCGCCGGTTCGGGCAAGACCCGGGTGCTGACCCACCGGATCGCCTACCTGCTCGCGGCGCGGGGGGTGCAGCCGGGGGAGATCCTGGCCATCACCTTCACCAACAAGGCCGCCGGTGAGATGCGCGAGCGGGTCGAGGACCTGGTCGGCCCCCGGGCCAAGGCGATGTGGGTGTCCACCTTCCACAGCGCCTGCGTCCGGATCCTGCGCCGCGAGAGCAAGCTGCTGGGCTTCACCTCCAGCTTCTCGATCTACGACTCGGCCGACTCCCAGCGGCTGATGGCGCTGTGCTGCCGGGACCTGGACCTCGACCCCAAGCAGTTCCCGCCGAAGTCCTTCACCTCGAAGGTGTCGAACCTCAAGAACGAGCTCATCGACGAGGAGACCTACGCCGGGCAGGCCGAGAACCCGATGGAGCGGAAGCTCGCGGAGGCCTACACCCTGTACCAGCGGCGGCTGCGCGAGGCCAACGCGCTGGACTTCGACGACATCATCATGACCGCGGTGCACCTGCTGCAGGCGTTCCCGAGCGTCGCCGAGTACTACCGCCGCCGCTTCCGGCACATCCTGGTGGACGAGTACCAGGACACCAACCACGCCCAGTACACCCTGGTCCGGGAGCTGTCCGGGGGCGCGGCCGGCTCCGGGCCCAAGATGACGGTGGACGGCGAGTACGTCAATCCGGCGGCGGCCGGGCTGGCGTCGGTGCCGCCGGCCGAGCTGTGCGTGGTCGGTGACGCGGACCAGTCGATCTACGCCTTCCGGGGTGCGACCATCCGCAACATCCTCGACTTCGAGGAGGACTACCCGAGCGCGACCACGATCCTGCTGGAGCAGAACTACCGCTCCACCCAGACCATCCTGAGCGCCGCCAACGCGGTGATCGAGCGCAACACCAACCGCCGGGCCAAGAACCTGTGGACGGCGGGCGCGGACGGCGCCCGGATCGTCTCCTACGTCGCGGACGACGAGCACGGCGAGGCCCAGTTCGTCGCCGACGAGGTCGACCGGCTGTGCGACGCCGGCGACGCCCGCCCCGGCGATGTCGCGGTCTTCTACCGGACCAACGCCCAGTCCCGGGTGTTCGAAGAGGTGTTCATCCGGGTCGGGCTGCCCTACAAGGTCGTCGGCGGGGTGCGCTTCTACGAGCGCAAGGAGGTCAAGGACGTCCTGGCCTACCTGCGGGTGCTGTCCAACCCCGAGGACACGGTGCCGCTGCGGCGGATCCTCAACGTTCCCAAGCGCGGGATCGGCGACCGTGCCGAGGCGATGATCGACGCGCTGGCCCAGCGCGAGCGGATCTCCTTCGCCGAGGCGCTGCGGCGCGTGGACGAGGCATACGGGATGGCCGCGCGCTCGGCCAACGCGGTGAAGAAGTTCAACGAGCTGCTGGCCAAGCTGCGCGGCGTGGTCGACTCGGGCGCGGGTGCGGCGGCCGTGCTGGAGGCGGTGCTGGAGGAGACCGGCTACCTGGCCGAGCTGCAGGCCTCGACCGACCCCCAGGACGAGACCCGGGTCGAGAACCTGCAGGAACTCGCGGCCGTGGCCCTGGAGTTCGAGCAGGCCGAGGCGGCGGCCGAGGCCGCGCTCGCCTCGGCCGAGGGGGAGCTCGACGCCGAGGACCCCGACGCCGAGCCGGTGGCCCGCGGCCTGGCCGGCTTCCTGGAGCGGGTGGCTCTGGTCGCCGACTCGGATCAGATTCCGGATGATGAGGGGGGCGAGAACAAGGGCGTCATCACGCTGATGACGCTGCACACGGCCAAGGGGCTGGAGTTCCCAGTGGTCTTCCTCACCGGCATGGAGGACGGCGTCTTCCCGCACCAGCGTGCCCTCGCTCAGCCCAAGGAGCTGGAGGAGGAACGCCGACTGGCGTACGTCGGGCTGACCCGGGCCCGCGAGCGGCTCTACCTCTCCCGCGCCGTGCTGCGCTCGGCCTGGGGCCAGCCCTCGTACAACCCGGCCTCGCGCTTCCTGGAGGAGATCCCGCCGACGCTGGTCGACGAGAAGCGCTCGGCCGCCTCGGCGGCGCCCTCGGCCAGGGGCGGCTTCGGCGGCTCCTCGCGCGGCTCGTCCAGCGGTCTGACCAGCGGCTTCGGCAGCGGCTCGGGCAAGCGGGCGGCGCCGGCCGGCTGGGGCAGGAGCGCGGGCCGGATGAAGGACCGCCCGGCGGTCTCGCTGGCCGTCGGCGACCGGGTCACCCACGACCGCTTCGGTCTCGGCACGGTCGTCGCCGTGGCCGGCCCGGCCGACGACGCCAAGGCCACCATCGACTTCGGCACCGAGGGCACCAAGCAACTGCTGCTCCGCTACGCCCCGGTGGAGAAGCTCTGAGCCCGGCCGTCAGGTACTGGTCGTCCGTCAGGTACTGGCCGTCCGTCAGGCGGTGAGCCGTTCGGCCGCAGTGAGTCGGACGGCGGGGGCGGGCGGGTTCGACAGGCGCTGCCGGAGCAGGGCCAGCACCTGGGGATGGACCGGCAGCGAGACATGGCCGGCCCCGGCCACCCGGATGTTCTCCACCAGCAGGTC
The Streptacidiphilus albus JL83 genome window above contains:
- the pcrA gene encoding DNA helicase PcrA; its protein translation is MSSLFDDIPLPGLDAPGDAPYDDAPFDGAPFDDAPYEEELPADLFAGRFDAPPPGRDAFHRDGAPRTVVDPVQLLDGMNPQQREAVVHAGSPLLIVAGAGSGKTRVLTHRIAYLLAARGVQPGEILAITFTNKAAGEMRERVEDLVGPRAKAMWVSTFHSACVRILRRESKLLGFTSSFSIYDSADSQRLMALCCRDLDLDPKQFPPKSFTSKVSNLKNELIDEETYAGQAENPMERKLAEAYTLYQRRLREANALDFDDIIMTAVHLLQAFPSVAEYYRRRFRHILVDEYQDTNHAQYTLVRELSGGAAGSGPKMTVDGEYVNPAAAGLASVPPAELCVVGDADQSIYAFRGATIRNILDFEEDYPSATTILLEQNYRSTQTILSAANAVIERNTNRRAKNLWTAGADGARIVSYVADDEHGEAQFVADEVDRLCDAGDARPGDVAVFYRTNAQSRVFEEVFIRVGLPYKVVGGVRFYERKEVKDVLAYLRVLSNPEDTVPLRRILNVPKRGIGDRAEAMIDALAQRERISFAEALRRVDEAYGMAARSANAVKKFNELLAKLRGVVDSGAGAAAVLEAVLEETGYLAELQASTDPQDETRVENLQELAAVALEFEQAEAAAEAALASAEGELDAEDPDAEPVARGLAGFLERVALVADSDQIPDDEGGENKGVITLMTLHTAKGLEFPVVFLTGMEDGVFPHQRALAQPKELEEERRLAYVGLTRARERLYLSRAVLRSAWGQPSYNPASRFLEEIPPTLVDEKRSAASAAPSARGGFGGSSRGSSSGLTSGFGSGSGKRAAPAGWGRSAGRMKDRPAVSLAVGDRVTHDRFGLGTVVAVAGPADDAKATIDFGTEGTKQLLLRYAPVEKL
- a CDS encoding LuxR C-terminal-related transcriptional regulator — encoded protein: MTGGEESTEGTAAVGRRARVVLVDDHRMFRTGVRAEIGQTEATGVDVVGEADDVEQAVAVVTATRPDVVLLDVHLPGGGGVEVLRRCASLMPGGTAPADSPEGAGAVRFLALSVSDAADDVIGVIRGGARGYVTKTITGTDLVDAIFRVADGDAVFSPRLAGFVLDAFAATDTPPVDEDLDRLTTREREVLRLIARGYAYKEIAKQLFISVKTVESHVSAVLRKLQLSNRHELTRWATARRLV
- a CDS encoding RNA 2'-phosphotransferase, whose product is MSHSNDPDTAQTVKQSRFLSLVLRHEPDRIGLTLDPGGWVAVDELLAALAAHRRPMTRDRLDRVVADNDKQRFAFDATGTRIRASQGHSVQVELGYAEAEPPAVLFHGTHPGALAAIRREGLRPMQRHAVHLSPDRETAGRVGARRGRPVVLVVDAARMAAAGHRFRVSANGVWLTDAVPSEYLGGHGARTGDRS
- a CDS encoding PspC domain-containing protein encodes the protein MPGTPRPCDDQGVAAADLTPESTEAEPVRIRKLYRIPEGRMISGVANGLAAHLGVPVFWVRAAFVVLLLGNGLGALLYAAFWFAVPLGIRSVPSYWQQGSVGPYSLVKEERGWRRVRRALQQTLQGEPLGGPGPRPRAGEAEAHRGPLLALIALVAGVLVLFNTLTKQSSSPYIWPFLVAGLGVAVVWRQADDARWARWFSLGDGKRNSALLRLCAGVVLVAAGVVGFLVESGSIGDFAKVFQAVLAVLAGVLLLGGPYMLRMWQDLSAERRERIRAQERAEVAAHIHDSVLHTLTLILRNADDSKEVSRLARAQERDLRQWLYRPSGPGESAGAPATLAESIRAVAAEVEDLHGIPVEFIHVGDCPMDEGLAAQVQATREAVVNAAKYGGGEPVSVYAEVEGNTVWVFVRDRGPGFDLASVPEDRMGVRGSIIGRMQRHGGHARVRPAPAGGTEVELEMERAEG